caaaatagaccgcccataggggcgagctgggattttatatatatatatatatatatatatatatatatatgtatatgtatgtgtgtgtgtatatatacagtaatccctcacttatcgctgGTGCTACggtccaggaccacccgcgataagtgaaaagtagggatgctatatttattttaatacttatacattattttagtatttatacactattttaagtttttataaaccctccccacacacttatacaccaaatctatacattactgtacaaaacgtactacgcatgtgaagaatgagtaccgcaaaaacccgcgaaacagcgaaaatacagcaataaatattttacactaatattgattgaaaacccacgAAACAGCGAGTCCATTAAAAGTGAACCGCGAAGTAGTGAGGGATTacagtatatatgtatatatatatgtatgtgtgtatatatacagtatatatacatatatatatatatatatatatatatatatatatatatatatatatatatatatatatatatatatatatatatatatatatatatatatatatatatatatatgtgtgtgtgtgtgtgtgtatgtatacatatatatatatgtgtgtatatatatatatatatatatatatatatatatatatatactgtatatatacacacatacatatatatatatacatatatatgtatgtgtgtatatggagATTAGGGAGTGTACTGCAACTgcgaaaaaagaaaagagtgttAGTGCTAAGGCactaacatatatatatatatatgtgtgtgtgtgtgtgtgtgtgtatgtatgtatgtatgtatacatatatatatatatatatatatatatatatatatatatatatatatatatatatatatatatatactgtatatatatatatatatatatatatatatatatatatatatatatatatatatatactgtatatatgcacacatatatatatatatatatactgtatatatacagtatatattaaCTTTCACCCCGGCCTTAGCACTaacactcttttcttttttcgcAGTTGCAGTACACTCCCTAATctccatatacacacatacatatatatgtatatatatatgtatgtgtgtatatatacagtatatatatatatatatatactgtatatatacacacatatatatatatatatactgtatatatacagtatatattaaCTTTCACCCCGGCCTTAGCACTaacactcttttcttttttcgcAGTTGCAGTACACTCCCTAATCTCCATCCAGTCTACTCCACAGgcttctttgttgtttcatggtTGTCCAATTATTCAAAATAAATTGTATGGACTTGTTAACAGTCATTTCAGTCTGCTTTTGGGTCCGTTTTGAACCTTATCATGACAGTATCAGCACAGAAAATAGTGTTTAAGTAAATGCTGAAATCTGTTGATTGGAAGTGTTTGCCATGAAGAGGAGCTGTGAGCTATTTCATTATAAAAACACCCTCCAGTCACTTCCTGATGCTGAGATGAAAAGAGATGCTTTTGATGCTTTTTGATGATTTCCACACAGTACCTTTGGACTGCAGCTTCAGCTGGTCGATCTCAGTCTTCTGTCTCGCCACTTCTTTCAGGTTTGCTGCCTGCTCtgcaagaaatgaaaaataaaccttttatTTCCCTGCATCATCAATTTCTCTGAAGACCaatatttttgcaaaaaaatattcaatttcATTGGCGCCAGTTtggctcagtggatgagcaggcGCCCACATATGCCACATGATAGTGCAGACAGGGCAGGTTTGTGTCCCGACTTGTCGCCGTTTACTTAATGTCTTCCCCCATTTCTCTCCTCCTGATTTTCCATCTCTCTACACTGCAAACTGTAGCCgtaaaagtccaaaaaaaaccaaaaaattcAGTTTCACAAGAAATCCCGTGGGTGGAggagcagcacggtggcatgggggttagcactgttgcctcacaggtagaaggtctgggtttgattccacctcagcccgggcctttctgtgtggagtttgcatgttctccccctgtctgtgtgggtttcctcccacagtccaaagacatgcagttactggggttaggttaactggtgattctagattgcccatagatgtgaatgtgagtgtgaatggttgtctgtctctctgtgttagccctatgacaggctggcaacctgtaaggggtgtaccccgcctctcgccctatgacagctgggatagctcCAGCCCATGGAGTGGCATTGATACATCTGTAGCACAACAGTGGGTCACATAAAGGTTTCCTGTTTCTTCTCTCACTACCTGACGTAATACTGTACCTTGATTCTCTTTTTCCAGGTTTGcaatcttcactttctgttcagCCAATGAGGCAGTCAGCTCTCTCAGCACAGCATGGATGTCCTGTAAACAGGGTTGTTGGTTTGAAATCTGCTGCTCAAGAGCTTCATAGTCCACCTCTGTCTGATTTATGGGAACAGAGCAGACCAGAAGCAACAGCGAGAAAAACACGATGATCTCCATCCTGTCAGTGAAAACTCAACAGTATCTGTGTCCTCTGCACACCTGAGTGAGTTTTATATGCAAGGTGAAAGGAGAGGTAACTGTATCACTGGTCTCAGTAACACTATGTCTATAACTGAGAGCAAAAGTAATTTTAGTAAATTAATGACCAATATAATCTTTATGACTTTAAAATAAGCTAAAAGGAGAACAAAAAGTAACTATCAGTAATTGTCTGGCAGTAAAACAGGTCAACACATAAGAGAATTCCATCTTATAAGAAAcatttgtcatgatcctgggtcggtggcccagtgttttgtgctcttttggttatgttttatctctgattatgtttatttggtttctttcatgtgggtcttcagttggttatggCTTTGAGTTTAGTCGGGGTTTTGTatccttttcttgtctttccaCGTCTCGGTGTTCAGTGTTTATTAGTTACTGGCCTCTTGTCTGTGTTATTAGCACATGTTGTACTTAGTCTGCATTTGTgcctttgtttacttcctgttttagtttgatagtctAGTGCTCCCTGTGTGTCATGTCTAGTTTCGCTTCCCCTGTTTAAtttgttagattctgttcacctgtgccctgtgttcccagctgtttcttgtctCCCAACATcacctcctgtgtgtatttaagcccctgtgttgctctgttccttgtcgcgtcatCAGTTATTCGTTggttttttcctgctgtgtgctttatgccATGTCCATGTTTATGCCATGTTCAAGTTTTCACCACGTTCATGTTTATGTTGCGTTCCAGTATTTTGGATTAAAGATTTAAGTTATGGTTATACTCCtcatctgagtcctgcattggggtcctctaccACGCTGGCCACAGCCAAAACCTGACAACATTGTTAATTTGAAAAGAAGttaccaaacacaaactagCAAAATTAAACTTTGCCCTTCTTGTTACATTAAATGTCATCCTGGTGAAGCAGGTCATACTTTTTCAAATTGGAATGACCAAGACCTGACAGTGTACAGAGGGCAACACCTTTAAGTtgtttaaaaaactgaaaatgaatttaatttggAAAGCAGAGACTTGTATAGGTATTTTCAAGTCAGACATTTTCTATAACGGAAATAAGAAAGTGTATTCCCTCTGAAAGTATTGATCTTATTAGTTACAGACGCTTATAAACATCATCCTGTTAAATCTGTGTCTAAACTGTAAAGAGGGCAGCGaaacaaaatggaaataaaactgaagttgtgtgcacaaatcttagaaacatgatgtcaaaccagatacttattcTGGATGGATTTTGGAGTGATTTGTGACCAGGTTATGTCctttaatgcacatattaaacaaatatataggactgcttttttgcatttatgcccctccctaagcctggttctgctggaggtttcttcctgttaaaaaaggagtttttccttcccactgtcaccaagtgctgctcatagggggtcgttttgactgttgggttttctctgtattattgtaggatctttacctacaatataaagtgccttgaggcgactttttgttgtgatttggcatgtTGGAGAttttttatcacttttataCTGATATATACTGGCactatttttatatcatttaataaaaaagtatagtagtcacacacactgagttAACGAGGACTGCATGTTTTTAGATTACTGGGGTGTGGGAAAGGCCTGTTACATCTGGTGCTCATATGCTTATATGGCCTTGGTGAGACGCGGGTCTTATCAGCTTCAAATGACTTTTGTAACCCCATGATTGTAATTCAGTAAAGTCTTATGACAGGTATGTTCCAAATATGGAGTTCCTTAGGCTTCCCTTGTGTAATCCACTCACCCATAAGTGGCTTTCTctctcctgaaaaacaaacagttggAAACAGTCAGTTACTCATAATGGAAGTGTGTGAAAACCTGAGACTCGTTTATGTGTGGTTCCAGGGGGTGTTTTGATAAATGTGAAGTATTTCATTAACCTAACAGACATATTTCATAACTGCTACCTGTTGAGGCTCAGAGCTCCTCGGTTCATCTataaagaagaaacaaacaagtCAGTGAGTGTTCACAATGTTCCTTTCTACAGACTCCGTTTCTCATTTTATCCATCTCTCAGTCTCTCATGAACAAGATAGCGAGgtcagcaacttgtccctgatccagagtgggcactccacacttcctggctgaggaccatggcctcagactttgaGGTGCTAATTTTCACACCCACATAGGCTGGATACCCtcaactgtcatttggcacCAAATGAAACATatacagtcaggacctgttcacTGGCCCAAAGATAAGCTCAACTATATCTAGCACTAGCTCAGACTAAAGAGGTTATCTTCAGTGTCCCAACCGCCAGCCTCTAAAGCCAGGGATTGTTTCCCCAGGCCCTCTACCCTTGGCTGCCACCCGACAAACACTGCACCCAGCCCCTTTGGTGCCTCCCACAGGTGGCGGGCCGCGTCTCCTCTTCATGCTGCGCCAGGCCACCATGCGCTCTACCTCGAGCATCCTCCTCAGGCTCACTCCAGGGTGGGGCTACAGTAAatctatcctgggcagggtaaactgttctcTTGAGCTTTCTCTCAGGTTTAACACCTGTGCTAAATCAAATGTCCAGgtcactgtggtgaccccttatAAATAAGAGAACAGCTAAaagaagttttatttattttcttatcaCTTGCATTGATCATTAAGGTTACTGATCACAGACCATCTGCAGAAGTCTGGCATAAACAACACATGAACTCACCTGTATTCTCCAGTTTGGCCACAAAGGGGTGCAGCAGGTTCTGGACTTCATCATCCTTCCTCGGTATCTGATCCATTGCATCTTTGATTTTCTGGATAGATTCATTCACTCCATAATACTTAATGATATTTTTGGGCAGCTCTGATTTCCTTGTTGGAAATCTATTCGGGAAATCTCCTTTGGAGATTTCCCGAATAAAATCCAAGAACTTATTGTATTCTTTGTGTTCCAGCAGTGCGAGGATGTCAGTCAGAGCTTTTATCCACTCTTCGACTGAAATCGCTGACATCtgagacacagaaataaaaatgcatttctgttACTTCAGTGCATTTATCCGATAGCAATGACTAcactttattttagtttccacattaaaaaataataagatgAGCCCACTCTATGCACAGGTGTCTCCTCACTGTGTCTCACGTGCTtctgagttatttttatttctccttTAAATTTCATTAGAATAATTATTAACGTAACCCAAAATGTCATAAAAATATGAGACTGAAGAAAAGTTGAAAAACATGAGACGGCCATGCCAATCACAAAGTCAAATATCAAATGTGCAGGTTCAAAATGTGGAGTCCAAAGCCAGCAGGTGATGTTACAGCAGCTACGCCCATCACTGTGGAGAAGAGTGAGGCTCTAacacacaaagagctgaagtgaaactgagaGTCAAAAACCCTGAAAAAACCCTGTTCATGCTGAATATGTTTTAtcctttttccttctctgtcCAGTTCCAGAGTCCATTTGTCAAACAGACTCACAGCTCGTTCACAGCAATGTGCAGCTGGGATTTTTAGAGGACTGCAGGAACTGTTTGCAAtgcttaaaatattttctttgctaAAGTCAATGTATTTTCAAAATGACatattttgctgtatttttaggTTGGCAGGCACTCGTTCCATAATATCGAGAATAAAGGAGCCACAAAATTCAGGTTGAGGCCCGCTTGACCGCagcttcacagatgagagctTGAGAGTAACTCTCGGGGTGTCTAAACCTTTTTTGACTATTATCCTGATGAATAGTGTTTTAATTAATTGTGTAGTAATTAATACTAAAATATTTGCTGGAAAATCATTGTTATAATTTAAGAATTGAACagttcttatatatatatatatatatatatatatatatatatatatataatcatatATTATAATACTTACGTTTACTTCTTTTTGACTTCGATCCCTGTTGGTATGTTTTAAATGTTCCCAACAAGTCCCAGAGCTTCtgtatattataataataataagctgtGTCCTCACAGATAGGCAGCTCTATCCTGGAACAGTCGCAATATCAGCCGTCTGCTTTGAAATGAATCACTTCTAGTGTGGGTGTAACTGGCAGATGCCTTGTTAATGTCCCACAGCCTTCTTGCAACCAGACTGTTTCTCTTCTTTACTTCTAACACCCAGCACGTTGCTGTCACTGCCAACGGCTTTTTCACCACCCAGCCTTCCAGCTGATCTGAAAGGGAGGATAACGGCATGTAACAACAGAGACTGCAGTGATGTGTAACCACATGTATGTTATCCAACAGGTGAGACAGCCACATATATCCTGTATACCTGAGTATCAGTATAAGGACAGCAAAGCTCACCTGGACATGATGaagccagaggtggcaaaagtactgacattctgtacttaagtagaagcaCAAGTACTGTTGTTCttaactactctggtaaaagttcaagtactggttcaacttatttactcaaataaaagtaaaaaagtacaggctctgaaatggaCTCaatgtaaaaaagtaaaagtagtacatttctacctgctatttttgtgtaaagctaactcaacctcattatatattattgtaataatataaaatattacatgagaatagaaacattattccaatctaaattttaatcctaatgaatgcactcagcttgaatctgttctgtaggacacaaactgttaaagggaatttaaacacagctctgttctctgtgtcctccatagtagagggtgactgtgcctccacctaaacaccaacatgaggatactcaggggttccagtgggattcagaaggtggaggaaccctaagatcagctgtagtggttctgcatggggagaagaatcacagctttgtaTTGTGAGTATCTGGTGTTTCTAATATTTGTGGGGCAATAACttcaattttatctgaattgaagcaggaaattagaggtcatccaggcctttatgtctttaagacattcctgcagtttgtgtgtgatctggcttcatggacatataaagctgggtatcatctgcataacaatgaaaatgtatctaGCTTTatggagagcttttttttttttagagcaacaaactctttttccaggctaaatgaagatcttctaaaatagtgagatgccatttcctctccagcttaagGGTTATGTGCATTAAGCTGTACATTTGTGAGTTTctgtttcagaggagccacagtatccagagttgtaTACAGTgtggatgtaaaactattgatgagataatctaGTTTTAAGTTATCTCAAtgaccattgtgggttttttttctttctttaatgaaagggtaccaacaattttgtccacgTCTGAAACTGGCCACAAACTCCAGTCTCCAAACTCcatcggcagtaatgacacccgatTACGCCAGTCGGAGGTCACTAATATTAATattgtgtaactttgcaaacacaatgtcggactctgtagttttctctgggcccctccccaatcagaccaggagcgacatgtttagccgcatgttcttgaatcgctggctgtctgagtggtgtccaaaaaacaacgtgggcttcatagataattggcaaaatttgtggggaaaacctggtcttgttgggagagacggcatccatcccactttggatggaacagctctcatttctagaaatctgacccatccccatagagatggtgtctgctcccagaccaccaaaaaacaaaccaaaacccagaaaaaaatattttaaccataaaaattcgcaaagaaaaaaacagctgcaccaAGAGTTTTTTCAGTCACACTCTGGATCTCATCTCGACGTGTGGCAACTTGTTGGCATAACTTTCATTACTGACAGTCTTTTCACAGGTGAAGCAATTAAAACTATCTGGCAGACACATCAATCTCCACTGTTTTCACATTGAAGCGATTCAACAAATCACTTCACATAGTGACACTGAACTGGTTCTTTGTGTTCTCCAACTGCCAAATCCTTTTTAAGAAGAGGGGATATTTATGGGAAATCATAACACACAtaacacacctgtgtgtgtgtgtgtgtgtgtgtgtgtgtgtgtgtgtgtgtgtgtgtgtgtgtgtgtgtgtgtgtgtgtgtgtgcgcgtatgtttataataccttgtggggacaattttcctgacatatactacgttgtggggaccaattgctccttgtggggactggaaccttgtccccacaaggggaaaccctgtttttgggtcaggggtcagagttagggctaaggtatgaattgagtttaggttagggttagggttaggtatgtgatggttagggttaggaaaagggtaaaggtaaggtttaggctgtagaaatgaatggaagtcaatggaaattccccacaaagatagcaaaacacacttgtgtgtgtgtgtgtgtgtgtgtgtgtgtgtgtgtgtgtgtgtgtgtgtgtgtgtgtgtgtgtgtgtgtgtgtgtgtgtgtgtgtgtgtgtgtgtgtgtgtgactgaataATTTCTCTCTCACTGAGAGAACTGATTTCCATAACATTTGATAAACATATTCTTCAGTGAGCATACAGGAAACCTCACAGTCTGAAACTACTTCTTCCTGTGTATTTATActctgaaaatgcaaaaaatgcaaacacagccTTGTAATCCTGTCATTGAAGAGAACTGATAAAAAATTGTGGGGTTAATATGAATTCTTATTGTATTTGTTTGGCTtccctgatttttttaaaaccttttttctaTTAATTTCACATATATCTCTATGAGAAGAGCTCATTTCTTGTGTAAATGAACACTTctgaatgtgtatgtgtacacAGGTATGGAGGAGTGATGTGATGgtgcaacttttattttttgaaatcTGGTCAGATTTATTCAACCACCCAAAATGTGACTGACCAGGAAGGAGAGCTGCAGTCATATTGGGCTTTCGTGgtattgtgtttgtgtctatttGTGTAGGTATTTGACTACAAAGAGTGAAGGATTGTGGGACAGTGACTAGCTCGAGGTAGATGACACTATACGTAGGTTGAATGCTGACTCTATTGCTGCTAACAAGTTGTTATAAATGCTTATCAGgttaatattaataattccACTGCTTTTATTTAGTCAGTACTGAGCctaattatttatataataacCCACTGGGCAATTTTAACTAAGATAGGACAGTGATAACACCAACCTAGACAGCAGTTCTCTTACTTTCTTCCACCTGTTAGGTAAGTTGATGAATATGAACCTGCTTCCTGTACctgaattcagttcagttcagttttatttatatagcaccaaatcacaacagaaacaaagtacaaatacttcattactgtactagTTTACTGTAccttacttgagtatttatttttctgacaccttttactccctacatttttacacaaatatctgtactttctattCGTTAGATTTTCAAAGCAGGTTTGTTACTTTAGATTTAATGCATTTGAGAGAAGTTTTCTTTTCCAGTCActgtgccttcaaacatcaaaccaatctgagcctaaacacaaaataataacagataagagacaatcgtgTATCCataaaaagacatgaaagaggcaaaaccatataatttaagcatcatttatagcgctgtaCTCAGGGGCTAACAGTGGGCCACTCCCAATGCAGCTGTACTTTAACTTTGTGTGCAATAAATATGTGCTCTCTATTCCTGAACAACACACCAGTCGCAGCAATGTTTCCATGTCCATACAGGTGCCACTCAAAGTGGTAGACTCCTCACAGTGGGGCAGTGAAGATCCCTGTGGGACATTTGGTTTTGTCATGTTAAATCAGCTGTTGGAACATCTGGAACATCAGGCTGACATTCAGAGCTGTTACCTGTTTGTGGGTTGTAGGCATTTCCAGTGTTTGTGAGAACACGTCTGAAGATCAGAGTAGTCTCTGTGTTAGAGGGTCCAGTTTCTCCATAGCCCTGATCAAACTGAGAGGCTGAGAACGCCACCTGTTTGACTGAGACACAGAAATGTCATGACAAAAACATGAATCTCCAATGAAAGAAATGATTGACAGCTGAAATCATTTCATTGTGACAGATAGAAGAGATCAAACTCTGTGACCAGAAACTGAAATTGGATTGAATCTATTTTTGAGGATCCAAACTCGTTTCAGTTGCATCTTTCTTTGTGCTTCAGCCAAACATGAACTCAGTTTAACGTGAGTGTAATTCAGTAAATTAGATCCAGTCATGGACTTAATGTGTGTTTGAAGCTCAAAGAGTGCTTTCACTTTAATGACCTGCACAGAGCAGGGATACACCTGTAAACAACACCTGTGTGGTAGGCAAGAATGCAGGACTGAACTTATAAAAGTGGTTTATTAGAGGAGATGATGAGAAATATtgaatataaataaagtgggctggacaggtgccagagcCAAACATAAGCTGTGGAGCAGGGTGACACACAGGCAGGGTAACACTGACAATGACACGATGAGGGATCAGGTTCAGCCTCAGATCCCTAAGGATCTGCATCTCACAGCACCTCACCTGGACAACCAACTGCTCCAGGCTCACCAGCGcctgttcttcctgaggactcTGAGGAATAACCAGCTCTCTTCAGCCATCCTGGTGAAC
The window above is part of the Archocentrus centrarchus isolate MPI-CPG fArcCen1 chromosome 14, fArcCen1, whole genome shotgun sequence genome. Proteins encoded here:
- the LOC115791443 gene encoding uncharacterized protein LOC115791443 codes for the protein MSAISVEEWIKALTDILALLEHKEYNKFLDFIREISKGDFPNRFPTRKSELPKNIIKYYGVNESIQKIKDAMDQIPRKDDEVQNLLHPFVAKLENTDEPRSSEPQQERESHLWDIHAVLRELTASLAEQKVKIANLEKENQEQAANLKEVARQKTEIDQLKLQSKEQVAKLESQKTESESQKTEINKLKQQLQVKQVAFSASLLDKGDGDTGPSNTEIILIFKHVVTNIGNAYNPHTGIFTAPVRGVYHFEWHLHGHGNVPTGAVLFRNGQHIFIAYEHLTSGAMSASNGASMRLEVGDQVSVRLWAGARIHDSHNHHNTFSGHLIFTI